A window of Eikenella corrodens contains these coding sequences:
- the pflB gene encoding formate C-acetyltransferase, whose protein sequence is MASAIERPAAWAGFVGGDWETGIDVRDFIQKNYTPYEGDGSFLAPATEATTKLWAEVMEGIKVENKTHAPYKIDAQVVSGITSHGPGYIDKDLETIVGLQTDEPLKRSIMPFGGLKMVKDSCRIYGVELNPEVEEIFTKYRKTHNQGVFDVYTPDIRRCRKSGVLTGLPDAYGRGRIIGDYRRVALYGIDRLMEDKTEQYHSLQADLESGQNLESVIRLREEINEQHIALKQMKEMAASYGFDISGPAKNAQEAIQWTYFAYLAAVKSQNGAAMSFGRVSSFLDIYIERDLKNGVITESQAQEFIDHLVMKLRMVRFLRTPEYDQLFSGDPIWATESIGGMGLDGRTLVTRTNFRVLHTLYNMGPSPEPNITVLWSEQLPQGFKEFCAKVSIDTSSIQYENDDLMRPDFNSDDYAIACCVSPMVIGKQMQFFGARANLAKTLLYAINGGVDEKSKDQVGPKTEPIKDEVLDYDTVMTRMDSFMDWLATQYVTALNVIHYMHDKYSYEAALMALHDRDVKRTMACGIAGLSVAADSLSAIKYAKVKPIRDENGIAVDFEIEGEYPQFGNNDDRVDSIACDLVERFMKKVATHPTYRNAVPTQSVLTITSNVVYGKKTGNTPDGRRAGAPFGPGANPMHGRDVSGAVASLTSVAKLPFEFAKDGISYTFSIIPGALGKDESSRERNLAGMMDGYFHHEAGVEGGQHLNVNVLNREMLIDAMDHPEKYPQLTIRVSGYAVRFNSLTKEQQQDVITRTFTSRM, encoded by the coding sequence ATGGCTTCAGCAATAGAACGCCCGGCTGCCTGGGCAGGCTTTGTCGGCGGTGATTGGGAAACCGGCATCGACGTGCGCGATTTCATCCAGAAAAACTACACGCCTTATGAAGGCGACGGCAGCTTCTTGGCGCCGGCCACCGAAGCCACCACCAAGCTGTGGGCGGAAGTGATGGAAGGCATCAAGGTGGAGAATAAAACCCACGCGCCGTATAAGATTGATGCGCAAGTGGTTTCCGGCATCACCAGCCACGGGCCAGGCTATATCGACAAAGATTTGGAAACCATCGTCGGCCTGCAAACCGACGAGCCGCTGAAACGCTCCATCATGCCCTTCGGCGGCCTGAAAATGGTAAAAGATTCCTGCCGAATCTACGGTGTGGAACTGAATCCCGAAGTGGAAGAAATCTTCACCAAATACCGCAAAACCCACAACCAAGGTGTGTTTGATGTGTATACGCCCGACATCCGCCGCTGCCGGAAATCGGGCGTTTTAACTGGTTTGCCCGATGCCTACGGCCGCGGCCGCATCATCGGCGACTACCGCCGTGTGGCGCTTTACGGTATCGACCGCCTGATGGAAGACAAAACCGAGCAGTATCATTCTTTACAAGCCGATTTGGAATCTGGCCAAAACTTGGAAAGCGTTATCCGCTTGCGCGAAGAAATCAACGAGCAGCACATTGCGTTGAAACAGATGAAGGAAATGGCTGCCTCCTACGGCTTCGATATTTCCGGCCCGGCCAAAAACGCGCAAGAAGCCATCCAATGGACTTACTTTGCCTACCTCGCCGCCGTGAAATCGCAAAACGGCGCCGCCATGAGCTTCGGCCGCGTGTCTTCCTTCTTGGATATCTACATTGAGCGCGATCTGAAAAACGGCGTGATTACCGAAAGCCAGGCACAGGAATTCATCGACCATTTGGTGATGAAACTGCGTATGGTTCGTTTCCTGCGCACGCCCGAATACGACCAGCTCTTCTCCGGCGACCCGATTTGGGCCACCGAATCCATCGGCGGCATGGGTTTGGACGGCCGCACGCTGGTCACCCGCACCAACTTCCGCGTGCTGCACACCCTGTACAACATGGGTCCGTCTCCCGAACCGAACATCACGGTATTGTGGTCTGAACAACTGCCGCAAGGCTTCAAAGAGTTCTGCGCCAAAGTCTCCATCGACACTTCGTCGATCCAATACGAAAACGACGACCTGATGCGCCCCGACTTCAACAGCGACGACTACGCCATCGCCTGCTGCGTGAGTCCGATGGTAATTGGCAAACAGATGCAGTTCTTCGGCGCGCGCGCCAACTTGGCCAAAACCCTGTTGTACGCCATCAACGGCGGCGTGGACGAAAAATCCAAAGACCAAGTCGGCCCCAAAACCGAGCCGATTAAAGACGAAGTATTGGACTACGATACCGTAATGACCCGCATGGACAGCTTCATGGACTGGCTGGCCACCCAATACGTTACCGCGCTGAACGTCATTCACTACATGCACGACAAATACAGCTACGAAGCCGCCCTGATGGCGCTGCACGACCGCGATGTGAAACGCACCATGGCCTGCGGCATCGCCGGGTTGTCCGTGGCTGCCGACTCGCTGTCCGCCATCAAATACGCCAAAGTCAAACCGATCCGCGACGAAAACGGCATTGCCGTCGACTTTGAAATCGAAGGCGAATACCCGCAGTTCGGCAATAACGACGACCGCGTGGACAGCATCGCCTGCGATTTGGTAGAGCGCTTCATGAAGAAAGTGGCCACCCATCCGACCTACCGCAACGCTGTTCCGACCCAGTCCGTGCTGACCATTACATCGAACGTGGTATACGGTAAGAAAACCGGTAATACCCCGGATGGCCGCCGCGCCGGCGCACCGTTCGGCCCGGGTGCCAACCCCATGCACGGCCGTGATGTGAGCGGCGCCGTGGCTTCGCTGACTTCTGTGGCCAAACTGCCGTTTGAGTTTGCCAAAGACGGTATTTCTTACACCTTCTCCATTATCCCCGGCGCGCTGGGCAAAGACGAAAGCTCCCGCGAACGCAACTTGGCCGGTATGATGGACGGTTACTTCCACCACGAAGCCGGTGTGGAAGGCGGTCAGCACCTCAACGTAAACGTGCTCAACCGCGAAATGCTGATCGATGCCATGGACCACCCGGAAAAATACCCGCAGCTCACCATCCGCGTGTCCGGCTATGCCGTGCGCTTCAACTCGCTTACCAAAGAGCAGCAGCAAGACGTGATCACCCGCACCTTCACCAGCCGGATGTAA